One genomic segment of Catalinimonas alkaloidigena includes these proteins:
- a CDS encoding 1-acyl-sn-glycerol-3-phosphate acyltransferase encodes MMRLFSRSKRTISGYEPILPTRKHWPVVQLSRQQDKFVEEVIQSSMERLAEEAPKLEELVDELETTLYRERLRIRQNPWAVDPQDEETFWKKIKNKLVGISVQHTNGNSLHKKQIEQAKEILRDIVSRYAHEISSTFKPSSYRLARNIVTFGFARLLNASRVKGFRSFYSTQYSLRDKINIVGEVELLRELAQKGTIIMVPTHFSNLDSILIGWVIHELGLPPFIYGAGLNLFNIKIFAYFMNSLGAYKVDRRKKNKIYVETLKAYSRQAIRWGCHSLFFPGGTRSRSGKVEDKLKLGLLGTAMEAQRLNYEQSEKKGEEAEKIFIVPVVLNYHFVLEAPSLIRDHLKIEGQERYYVETDEYSTSSKIIKFLFQFFTEGSDISVSFGKPMDLMGNLVDEEGRSLDKHGRKISMREYFCSGGKITRDIQRENEYTRMLGEAILKSYHINNRVFSSHLVAFTAFQMIKQKYPYLDLYNLLRIPEEEQVIEYKEYKQTFGKLREEIFRLHKAGKVDIAPHLKQEVDLVIAHGIDNVGLYHSRRPLLKNKEGNIITNDLNTLFYYHNRMEGYGLEQFFTQPHSRKQFIEE; translated from the coding sequence ATGATGAGATTATTTTCCAGAAGTAAAAGAACGATCAGTGGATATGAGCCTATCCTGCCTACCCGCAAGCACTGGCCGGTAGTACAATTAAGTCGCCAGCAGGATAAGTTTGTTGAAGAGGTTATTCAAAGCAGTATGGAGCGTTTGGCAGAAGAAGCGCCCAAGCTGGAAGAGCTGGTAGATGAACTGGAAACTACACTATACCGAGAACGTTTACGCATACGACAAAACCCCTGGGCAGTTGACCCGCAGGATGAGGAGACTTTTTGGAAAAAAATTAAAAATAAGCTGGTCGGTATTTCGGTACAACACACCAATGGGAACAGCTTACATAAAAAACAGATTGAGCAGGCTAAAGAAATCCTTAGAGATATTGTCTCCCGTTATGCCCATGAGATCTCCAGTACCTTTAAGCCTTCATCTTACCGGCTAGCCCGTAATATTGTTACTTTCGGTTTTGCCCGTTTATTAAATGCCTCCCGCGTGAAGGGCTTTCGTTCATTTTACAGCACCCAATATTCCCTCAGAGATAAAATCAATATTGTAGGAGAAGTAGAGTTGCTCAGAGAACTTGCGCAGAAAGGAACGATCATCATGGTGCCTACTCACTTTAGTAACCTGGATTCTATTCTGATTGGCTGGGTTATTCATGAGTTAGGGCTCCCTCCCTTTATTTATGGCGCAGGTCTCAATTTATTCAATATCAAGATTTTCGCTTACTTTATGAACAGCCTGGGAGCTTATAAAGTAGATCGCAGAAAGAAGAATAAGATTTATGTTGAGACCCTCAAAGCTTACTCTCGTCAAGCCATACGGTGGGGCTGTCACAGCCTTTTTTTTCCGGGAGGCACACGCTCACGTTCTGGTAAGGTAGAAGATAAACTCAAGCTCGGTTTACTGGGTACAGCCATGGAAGCTCAGCGACTCAACTACGAGCAGAGTGAAAAGAAGGGAGAAGAGGCTGAAAAAATATTCATTGTACCGGTAGTCCTTAATTATCATTTCGTGCTGGAAGCTCCCAGTCTTATCCGTGATCATTTAAAGATAGAAGGACAAGAAAGATACTATGTGGAAACAGATGAGTATTCTACTTCTTCCAAAATCATTAAATTCCTTTTCCAATTTTTTACTGAAGGCTCAGATATTTCGGTTAGCTTTGGCAAGCCTATGGACCTAATGGGGAATCTGGTTGATGAAGAAGGTCGGAGCCTGGATAAACATGGCAGAAAAATCAGCATGCGTGAGTATTTTTGCAGTGGTGGAAAGATCACGCGTGACATACAGAGAGAAAATGAATATACACGAATGCTGGGCGAAGCCATTTTAAAATCTTATCATATCAACAATCGAGTATTTTCCAGCCACCTGGTTGCCTTTACGGCTTTTCAAATGATCAAACAAAAATATCCTTACCTGGACCTGTATAACTTATTACGAATTCCTGAAGAAGAGCAGGTAATTGAGTATAAAGAATATAAGCAGACATTTGGTAAGCTCAGAGAGGAAATATTTCGGCTCCATAAAGCAGGCAAAGTGGATATAGCTCCCCATCTAAAGCAGGAAGTTGATCTTGTCATAGCGCATGGCATTGACAATGTAGGTTTGTATCATTCGCGAAGGCCATTGCTCAAAAACAAAGAAGGGAACATCATTACCAATGACCTGAATACACTTTTTTATTATCACAACCGCATGGAAGGCTATGGGCTAGAGCAGTTCTTTACACAGCCACATTCCAGAAAGCAATTTATTGAAGAATGA
- a CDS encoding NAD(P)H-dependent glycerol-3-phosphate dehydrogenase: protein MSKQYVGVVGAGSFGTVIANILAENAPVLLYARRNEVVDEMRTMKRSGSYLLHQNIHPTNDLEQLAKECQVIFPIVSSSGFRDSISDLSPFLKPYHILIHGTKGLDVDHKAPKPLSRESVRTMSEVIQEESVVVRVGCLAGPNLAKELAEGQPGATVVASHFDEVIQIGQQLLRNPRFQVYGNNDLIGIELCGILKNVIAIASGALSGLGLGENSRALLISRGMVEMIYLGKALGGNVEAFIGLAGVGDLVATCFSKHSRNFTVGYRLAQGETLSEIMQTMEELAEGVNTTKIVKQLADYYDVGAPITRMLYKVLFEDLPVEKALDSLMKISFTEDVGFL, encoded by the coding sequence ATGAGTAAGCAATATGTAGGCGTAGTGGGAGCAGGTAGCTTTGGAACAGTAATCGCCAATATTCTGGCAGAAAATGCTCCCGTACTGCTGTATGCCCGGAGAAATGAAGTAGTGGATGAAATGCGTACTATGAAAAGAAGCGGAAGCTATTTGCTTCATCAGAATATACACCCCACAAATGATCTTGAACAGTTAGCAAAAGAATGTCAGGTCATTTTTCCTATTGTGTCTTCCTCAGGATTCAGAGATTCTATCAGCGACTTATCGCCTTTTTTGAAACCTTATCATATACTCATTCATGGTACTAAGGGGCTGGATGTAGACCATAAGGCGCCCAAACCTTTGAGTAGGGAAAGTGTAAGGACAATGAGTGAGGTCATTCAGGAAGAAAGTGTGGTGGTGAGGGTAGGTTGTCTGGCTGGACCGAACTTGGCTAAAGAACTGGCTGAAGGTCAGCCGGGAGCTACTGTCGTGGCCAGTCACTTTGATGAAGTGATACAGATTGGTCAGCAGCTTCTGCGCAACCCCCGCTTTCAGGTATATGGTAACAACGACCTGATCGGTATTGAGCTATGTGGCATCCTGAAAAATGTCATTGCCATTGCCTCCGGAGCATTAAGCGGACTGGGCTTAGGTGAAAACTCAAGAGCATTACTGATCAGCCGGGGTATGGTTGAAATGATTTATCTGGGCAAGGCGTTAGGCGGAAATGTAGAAGCATTTATTGGTTTAGCAGGAGTCGGTGACCTGGTGGCAACCTGTTTTAGCAAACATAGTCGTAACTTCACAGTGGGTTATCGCTTAGCCCAAGGCGAAACCCTAAGTGAGATTATGCAGACCATGGAAGAACTGGCCGAAGGTGTCAATACCACTAAAATTGTGAAACAGCTAGCCGATTATTATGATGTAGGAGCACCAATTACGCGTATGCTATATAAGGTCCTTTTTGAAGACCTGCCCGTGGAAAAGGCCTTGGATAGCCTTATGAAAATCTCTTTTACTGAGGATGTAGGCTTCCTGTAA
- a CDS encoding glycoside hydrolase family 3 N-terminal domain-containing protein: MNLKRFLLFGCLATLAAMASVQAQKAPQSTPPFLQYTHSPWVDSVFNSLSQEERIAQLIVAAAYSNRDAAHMQELQTLVREQKIGGFIFFQGGPGRQARMINNLQAASDVPLLIAMDAEWGIGMRLDSTINYPFQMTLGAIQDDNMLYQMGKDIARQFKRSGMHVNFAPVVDVNNNPQNPVINFRSFGEDKYNVADKGIAYMKGMQDEHILTTAKHFPGHGDTDTDSHYALPQINHNRERLDSLELYPFRKIIESGVGGIMVAHLNIPSLDPTPGLPSTLSKPIVTNLLKEELGFEGLIVTDAMNMKGVTAGNEQGVVDKDAILAGNDVLEFTENVPKAIAEIKKAIDQGLISQEEIDLRCRKMLAVKQWVGLDNYEPVVVENIATEMNTPTSKLLNRKLMEAALTVLSNENELMPIRRLDTLKIASISLGTGRVTPFQKMLNNYTKVRSFILDDKASSQQVNEVKASLKNYDLIIAGVHDDSKYPRNSIKFSAPVMQLISDVAKMDNAIVSVFKNPYVLSKLNNIEQADGLIMTYQDNTNAQELAAQLIFGGVSASGRLPVSVSDKFKLGAGIEVSGNIRFNYTLPEDAGLNSEVLRAGIDSLMWEAIDAKAIPGGQVLVAKDKKVVFYKAYGLHSYFDTIKVEKTDLYDLASISKISSALPAIMKLHDEGKFDIDASIDDYLPYFKGSNKADVPFRDILAHQARFKPWIPYWQNTLRNNDSYKWFTFKEDSSRRFPVKVTDNLWLHRNYKKKIFKAIKKSPLEEKKEYLYSGLLFYLLPTMVEALSGEDYLTYINENFYEPLGATTLTYNPMEEFPKKSIVPTEHDFLFRHEAIHGSVHDEGAIMMGGVSANAGLFSNANDLAKLMQMYMDKGEYGGKRYISEATLEEFTRYQFPENDNRRGLGFDKPNLEYKGENNNVAEDASPSSFGHSGFTGTFTWADPESNLLYVFMSNRVHPTRENTRLYQLNTRTNIQQVLYDAMEKPPLK; encoded by the coding sequence ATGAATTTGAAAAGATTTTTACTATTTGGATGTCTAGCTACTCTCGCTGCCATGGCTTCGGTACAGGCACAGAAAGCTCCGCAATCCACACCTCCATTCTTACAATATACCCACAGCCCCTGGGTAGACTCTGTATTTAACTCCCTTTCTCAGGAAGAACGTATCGCCCAGTTAATCGTAGCTGCTGCTTATTCTAATCGCGATGCTGCCCACATGCAGGAGTTACAAACGCTGGTGAGAGAACAGAAGATTGGCGGCTTTATCTTCTTCCAGGGCGGACCGGGAAGACAGGCTCGTATGATTAATAACTTACAGGCCGCTTCTGATGTACCTTTACTCATTGCTATGGATGCAGAGTGGGGCATCGGTATGCGTCTGGACAGCACCATTAACTACCCTTTCCAGATGACATTGGGAGCCATTCAGGATGATAACATGCTCTATCAAATGGGCAAGGACATCGCCCGTCAGTTTAAGCGCAGCGGTATGCATGTGAATTTCGCTCCGGTAGTGGATGTCAACAACAACCCTCAAAATCCGGTCATTAACTTCCGCTCATTCGGGGAAGATAAGTATAATGTGGCTGACAAAGGAATTGCCTATATGAAGGGAATGCAGGATGAACATATTCTGACCACTGCCAAGCACTTTCCCGGCCATGGCGATACCGATACCGACTCTCATTATGCTCTACCCCAGATTAACCACAACCGTGAAAGACTTGATTCGCTGGAACTTTATCCTTTTCGCAAAATCATTGAAAGCGGTGTAGGAGGTATTATGGTCGCTCACCTGAATATTCCTTCGCTTGATCCTACGCCGGGGTTGCCTTCCACACTTTCTAAACCTATCGTCACCAACTTACTCAAAGAGGAACTTGGCTTTGAAGGACTGATCGTGACTGATGCCATGAACATGAAAGGCGTAACTGCCGGAAATGAGCAGGGCGTAGTTGATAAAGACGCTATCCTGGCTGGAAATGATGTGCTAGAGTTCACCGAAAATGTGCCTAAAGCCATTGCTGAGATCAAAAAGGCCATTGATCAGGGACTGATTTCTCAGGAAGAAATTGACCTTCGCTGCCGTAAAATGCTGGCGGTCAAACAGTGGGTAGGTTTGGATAATTATGAGCCGGTAGTAGTTGAGAATATTGCTACCGAAATGAATACACCCACCAGCAAACTGCTCAACCGTAAGTTGATGGAAGCAGCACTCACCGTGCTAAGTAATGAAAATGAGCTCATGCCCATTCGTCGTCTGGATACTTTAAAAATTGCTTCTATATCTCTTGGTACTGGTCGTGTCACTCCTTTTCAGAAGATGCTGAATAACTACACCAAGGTGCGCAGCTTCATACTGGATGATAAAGCCAGCAGCCAGCAGGTAAATGAAGTAAAAGCCAGTTTGAAGAATTACGACCTCATTATTGCCGGAGTCCATGATGATTCTAAATACCCAAGGAACAGCATCAAATTTTCTGCTCCTGTCATGCAGCTGATCAGTGATGTGGCTAAGATGGATAATGCTATTGTCTCTGTATTTAAAAACCCTTATGTGCTATCTAAACTCAATAACATTGAGCAGGCGGATGGCCTCATCATGACTTATCAGGACAATACCAATGCGCAGGAACTGGCTGCCCAGTTGATTTTCGGCGGAGTAAGTGCCAGTGGTCGCCTGCCGGTCAGTGTGAGTGACAAATTTAAGTTAGGAGCAGGAATAGAGGTTAGTGGTAACATTCGTTTTAATTATACGCTGCCCGAAGATGCAGGCTTGAACTCGGAGGTTTTACGTGCCGGTATAGATTCCTTAATGTGGGAAGCGATTGATGCCAAAGCCATCCCCGGAGGACAGGTGCTGGTGGCAAAAGATAAGAAAGTGGTTTTCTACAAAGCTTATGGGTTACACTCCTACTTTGATACCATTAAAGTGGAGAAAACCGACCTGTATGACCTGGCATCCATTTCCAAAATATCTTCTGCCCTGCCCGCCATTATGAAACTGCATGATGAAGGCAAATTTGATATAGATGCTAGCATAGATGACTACTTACCTTACTTTAAAGGTTCTAACAAGGCCGATGTTCCATTCCGGGATATTCTGGCTCATCAGGCTCGCTTCAAGCCCTGGATCCCTTACTGGCAAAATACTCTGCGTAATAATGACAGCTATAAATGGTTCACTTTTAAGGAAGATTCTTCCCGTCGATTTCCAGTCAAGGTGACGGACAACCTATGGTTGCATCGTAACTATAAAAAGAAAATCTTCAAAGCCATTAAAAAATCTCCGCTGGAAGAAAAGAAAGAATACCTGTACTCAGGACTTTTATTTTACCTGCTTCCTACCATGGTAGAAGCGCTAAGCGGTGAAGATTACCTCACTTATATCAACGAAAATTTTTATGAGCCGCTGGGCGCTACTACCTTGACTTATAATCCTATGGAGGAATTTCCAAAGAAAAGCATAGTACCCACTGAGCACGATTTTCTTTTTCGTCATGAAGCCATACACGGCAGTGTGCACGATGAGGGAGCCATAATGATGGGGGGCGTATCTGCGAATGCGGGCCTTTTCTCTAATGCCAATGACCTGGCTAAGCTGATGCAGATGTATATGGATAAAGGGGAGTACGGTGGTAAGCGCTATATCAGCGAAGCAACTCTTGAAGAATTTACCCGCTATCAATTTCCCGAAAATGATAACCGAAGAGGCTTAGGCTTTGACAAGCCCAACCTGGAATACAAAGGAGAAAATAATAATGTAGCAGAAGATGCCAGCCCATCCAGCTTTGGCCACTCAGGCTTTACCGGCACTTTCACCTGGGCTGACCCTGAATCGAACCTGCTATATGTCTTTATGTCTAATCGCGTGCACCCCACCCGCGAAAATACCCGTCTTTATCAGCTGAATACCCGCACTAACATCCAACAAGTGCTGTATGATGCTATGGAAAAGCCTCCTCTGAAATAG
- a CDS encoding aconitate hydratase, which translates to MSSPLNVAQKLIDSHLVEGEMKPGKEIGIKIDQTLTQDATGTLVMLELESMGVDRAQTDVSVQYVDHNLLQTDFKNADDHVFLKSAASKFGIWYSRPGNGVSHPVHMERFGVPGKTMVGSDSHTPAGGALGMLALGAGGLDVAFSIAGEPLYFKMPTVLGVKLTGKLPDWVSAKDVVLEMLRRYDVKGCRGMIVEYYGPGLDSLRAMDRHVIANMGTELGATTTVFPSDEEVKSFLKSQGREDVWTELKPDEGAKYDEHEEIVLDDLVPLIACPSSPGNVVEVREVEGKPVHQVVIGSSANPGFRDFWVVSEMVKGKTTHADVSFDVNPTSRQMIENLSANDAFKNLIHAGARFHQAGCMGCIGMGQAPATGKISLRTMPRNFPGRSGTLDDQVYLCSPETAAAAALTGKITDPRDLEKIYDMKYPKYVPAEKEIINTDLLVEPTENGHVVELEKGPNVKSLPDFEELQNEYKVPVLLKMEDNISTDEILRAGAEVLPFRSNIPEISKWSFSIIDDSFYDRAKEAQKEHGGHIVVAGENYAQGSSREHAALAPRYLGQVAAIAKSYARIGWQNLVNFGIVPLEFVNEKDYDKIEQGDVLKLKGLRDALESGEHVKLINETKEEEIELTYQLSDRQVKVILAGGVINYFRMKNVEQEA; encoded by the coding sequence ATGTCTTCCCCTCTTAATGTAGCACAAAAACTGATTGATTCTCATCTGGTAGAAGGCGAAATGAAGCCGGGAAAAGAGATAGGTATTAAAATAGACCAGACCTTAACTCAGGATGCAACCGGTACATTGGTAATGCTGGAACTGGAATCTATGGGTGTAGATCGTGCCCAGACTGATGTATCCGTTCAATATGTAGACCACAATCTCCTGCAGACTGATTTTAAGAATGCCGATGATCATGTATTCCTAAAATCTGCCGCCTCCAAATTTGGTATATGGTATAGCAGGCCGGGCAATGGAGTGAGCCATCCGGTACATATGGAGCGCTTTGGCGTGCCTGGCAAAACGATGGTAGGTTCAGACAGCCACACGCCTGCCGGCGGGGCTTTGGGTATGTTAGCTCTTGGAGCTGGAGGCCTGGATGTAGCCTTTTCCATCGCTGGAGAACCTCTTTATTTTAAGATGCCCACAGTTTTAGGGGTTAAATTAACCGGAAAGCTACCTGACTGGGTAAGTGCTAAAGACGTGGTATTAGAGATGCTCCGCCGTTATGATGTAAAAGGTTGCAGAGGAATGATCGTAGAATACTATGGTCCAGGCTTGGATTCTTTGAGAGCTATGGATCGGCATGTGATTGCCAATATGGGTACGGAACTAGGAGCCACCACCACTGTCTTTCCCTCGGATGAAGAAGTGAAGAGCTTCCTGAAATCTCAGGGACGAGAAGATGTATGGACCGAGTTAAAGCCTGATGAGGGAGCGAAATATGATGAGCATGAAGAGATTGTACTGGATGATCTGGTTCCGCTGATTGCCTGTCCTAGCAGTCCTGGTAATGTGGTAGAAGTGAGAGAGGTAGAGGGGAAACCGGTGCACCAGGTGGTGATAGGATCATCGGCCAATCCTGGCTTCCGTGATTTCTGGGTGGTTAGCGAAATGGTCAAGGGCAAGACTACACATGCAGATGTTTCTTTTGACGTAAACCCTACCTCTCGTCAGATGATTGAAAATCTTTCTGCCAATGATGCTTTCAAAAACCTTATACATGCCGGAGCACGCTTTCATCAGGCCGGGTGTATGGGTTGTATTGGCATGGGGCAGGCTCCGGCTACCGGAAAAATCAGCTTACGGACAATGCCCCGTAATTTTCCCGGACGTTCTGGCACCTTAGATGATCAGGTATATCTCTGTAGCCCTGAAACTGCTGCGGCTGCGGCCCTGACCGGAAAAATCACTGACCCTCGTGATCTGGAGAAAATCTACGATATGAAATATCCGAAATATGTGCCTGCCGAAAAAGAAATTATCAACACTGATTTGCTGGTGGAGCCGACTGAAAATGGCCATGTGGTAGAGCTGGAAAAAGGGCCTAACGTTAAATCCCTGCCAGACTTTGAGGAATTGCAAAATGAGTATAAAGTCCCTGTGCTGCTTAAAATGGAGGATAATATTAGTACGGATGAAATCCTACGAGCAGGTGCGGAGGTGTTACCCTTCCGTAGTAACATTCCTGAGATCAGTAAATGGTCATTCTCTATCATAGATGACTCTTTCTATGACAGGGCTAAGGAAGCACAAAAAGAACATGGTGGACATATAGTGGTGGCAGGAGAAAACTATGCCCAGGGCTCCAGCCGCGAGCATGCTGCCTTAGCACCTCGTTATCTGGGACAGGTAGCTGCTATTGCTAAAAGCTATGCCCGTATCGGCTGGCAAAATCTGGTCAATTTTGGTATTGTACCCTTAGAGTTTGTCAATGAGAAAGATTATGATAAAATCGAGCAGGGGGATGTACTGAAATTAAAAGGATTGAGAGATGCTCTGGAATCCGGTGAGCACGTCAAGTTAATCAATGAGACTAAAGAGGAAGAAATAGAACTAACTTATCAGCTCAGTGACAGGCAGGTGAAGGTGATTTTGGCCGGAGGCGTAATCAACTACTTCCGTATGAAAAATGTAGAGCAGGAAGCCTAG
- a CDS encoding OmpA family protein: protein MKEVYYRNDEAKFGVPYYQIGSRKKVWNHPNIGVLLLFVWSITCFPQLVIAQGSDGALVDRANKFFELAKNYEAALPLYQQAVDNGINEPMVYYRLGVCYAYAPQLNEQYKGLPYLENALSRKSGTQIPEEIHFYLGQMYHKDIQINKAISHYEKYKKSIAASDKSKLNEVDRQLEICKNALFLISENKGIVIHSFEDVNSMHTEYNPLVTADESMLAYTGVREERGKIVEKIYTSYKHGGKWSVPEVLDVNTKHNVGTAGISVDGQEMLIFVGGENNTGSIYTISKDGKGWTSPVDIGNRVNSRYLESTASITPDGKVLYFASNRPDGLGGMDIYKSERQSDGSWGKAENLGPEINTIYNEDAPFIHPDSKTLFFTSDGHNTMGGTDIFKSYNIGSKWRKPENLGYPINTPTNDNYFTLTANGKMGYFSSERKGGKGGQDIYFFEMPDSEANIPLTLIKGRILAGEELKAVPTQIKVVDVEANQKIDYVYNPDKQTGNYLIILPPGRNYDLIIESEGYLPYTVNVNIPNQTYFYELYQEIHLKPIKQFDVVVGQEVTVKNAFYDVNGKSKTSVRQANEAMLVQNDSLDLYDMMESIMAASDTAAYNYLLDLMYKQNPIEDVNFDVVKNENIESAGVAYYYDETGEDNLIAKKVGNETIYSLPTFYVTEEAVKQKNAEKVFSNYDKSLLAEVHKIYFGVGESKVAEKDRQQLVAVMEALKKHPELGVEISGYASPEGDEETNHKLSNERAIDVLNFFNQRGVVRRRIIAKGYGATANEKSSPEESRRVEVRLVDIQQYQQ, encoded by the coding sequence ATGAAAGAAGTGTATTACCGCAATGATGAGGCTAAGTTTGGTGTGCCATATTACCAAATTGGAAGTAGAAAAAAAGTCTGGAATCACCCTAACATTGGTGTTTTATTGTTATTTGTTTGGAGCATTACGTGCTTTCCACAATTGGTAATTGCCCAGGGTTCGGATGGTGCACTGGTGGATAGAGCCAATAAGTTTTTTGAACTGGCTAAAAATTATGAGGCAGCCCTTCCTCTCTATCAACAAGCAGTAGATAATGGCATAAATGAACCTATGGTATATTATCGTTTAGGGGTTTGCTACGCCTATGCTCCTCAACTAAATGAGCAGTACAAAGGCCTGCCTTATCTGGAAAATGCATTGAGCAGGAAAAGTGGAACTCAAATTCCGGAAGAGATTCACTTTTATCTGGGACAGATGTATCATAAGGATATCCAGATCAACAAAGCCATTTCTCACTACGAGAAATACAAAAAGTCAATTGCCGCAAGTGACAAGAGTAAACTTAATGAAGTTGACCGACAACTTGAAATATGTAAAAATGCTTTATTTCTGATCAGTGAAAACAAAGGGATTGTGATTCATAGCTTTGAGGATGTTAATTCCATGCATACGGAGTACAACCCCCTGGTTACTGCTGATGAAAGTATGTTGGCATATACCGGAGTACGTGAAGAAAGAGGTAAAATAGTTGAGAAGATATACACTTCGTATAAGCATGGAGGAAAATGGTCTGTACCAGAAGTATTGGATGTCAATACCAAACATAATGTAGGTACTGCCGGAATCTCGGTGGATGGGCAGGAAATGCTGATCTTCGTAGGAGGCGAAAATAATACCGGGAGCATCTATACGATATCTAAAGATGGCAAAGGGTGGACTTCTCCCGTAGATATTGGTAATCGTGTAAACTCAAGGTATCTGGAGTCTACTGCTAGTATCACACCTGATGGTAAAGTGTTGTATTTTGCCAGCAACAGGCCCGATGGTTTGGGAGGTATGGATATTTACAAATCCGAACGTCAATCTGATGGAAGCTGGGGTAAAGCGGAAAATCTTGGCCCTGAAATTAATACCATTTATAATGAAGACGCTCCTTTTATCCATCCGGACAGCAAGACTTTGTTTTTTACTTCTGATGGGCATAATACCATGGGAGGTACGGATATTTTCAAGAGCTATAATATTGGGAGTAAATGGAGAAAGCCAGAAAACCTGGGTTATCCAATTAATACCCCTACCAATGATAATTACTTTACTTTGACCGCGAATGGTAAAATGGGCTACTTTTCTTCAGAGAGAAAAGGAGGTAAAGGGGGGCAGGATATTTATTTCTTTGAGATGCCTGATAGCGAAGCCAATATTCCTCTGACACTGATCAAAGGAAGAATTTTGGCAGGGGAAGAGCTAAAAGCAGTACCAACACAGATTAAGGTAGTGGATGTAGAGGCTAATCAAAAAATTGATTATGTGTATAACCCGGATAAACAGACAGGTAATTATCTGATTATTTTACCTCCCGGCCGCAATTATGATTTAATCATTGAGTCAGAAGGTTACCTCCCTTACACAGTCAATGTGAACATTCCTAATCAGACATACTTTTATGAATTGTATCAGGAAATTCACCTAAAGCCTATCAAGCAGTTTGATGTAGTAGTAGGGCAGGAAGTAACAGTAAAGAATGCTTTCTATGATGTAAATGGAAAGAGCAAGACCTCTGTACGTCAGGCAAATGAGGCCATGCTGGTGCAAAACGACAGCCTGGATCTGTATGATATGATGGAGTCTATCATGGCAGCGAGTGATACTGCTGCTTATAACTATTTACTGGATCTCATGTATAAACAAAACCCTATTGAAGATGTAAACTTTGATGTGGTGAAAAATGAGAACATAGAATCTGCCGGAGTAGCATACTATTACGATGAAACCGGAGAAGATAACCTGATTGCCAAAAAGGTAGGTAATGAGACAATCTATTCTCTGCCTACTTTCTATGTCACGGAAGAGGCTGTAAAACAAAAGAATGCAGAGAAGGTCTTCTCAAATTATGATAAAAGTCTTTTGGCAGAGGTGCATAAAATTTATTTCGGTGTAGGAGAAAGTAAAGTGGCTGAAAAAGACAGGCAGCAACTAGTGGCAGTGATGGAAGCATTGAAAAAGCATCCTGAATTAGGCGTTGAAATTTCTGGCTATGCCTCTCCTGAAGGGGATGAAGAAACCAATCACAAGCTTTCTAACGAACGAGCCATAGATGTGTTGAATTTCTTTAATCAGAGAGGAGTAGTAAGGAGGAGAATTATCGCCAAAGGGTATGGCGCTACTGCTAATGAAAAATCCAGTCCTGAAGAAAGCAGGAGGGTAGAAGTACGCCTGGTAGATATACAGCAATACCAGCAGTAA